In one window of Blastopirellula marina DNA:
- the bcp gene encoding thioredoxin-dependent thiol peroxidase: MAEWVEEGSKAPSFTLTSDDGTKVKLADLKGSIVVLYFYPKDDTPGCTKEACAFRDRESELTKHGVKVLGVSPDDKDSHAAFRDKFNLNFPLLADKDHKVAEKYGAWREKNMYGKVSMGIQRSTFLIDADGKIAKVWKRVQVDGHDAKVLEAVAKLKG; this comes from the coding sequence ATGGCAGAATGGGTTGAAGAAGGCTCTAAAGCCCCCAGTTTCACATTGACATCGGACGATGGCACCAAGGTCAAACTTGCCGATCTCAAGGGTTCGATCGTCGTCCTTTACTTTTACCCCAAAGATGACACGCCTGGCTGCACCAAGGAAGCATGTGCGTTTCGCGACCGGGAAAGCGAACTCACCAAACACGGCGTCAAAGTTCTCGGCGTCAGCCCAGACGACAAAGACAGCCATGCCGCATTCCGCGATAAGTTCAATCTCAACTTCCCCTTACTGGCCGACAAAGACCACAAAGTCGCCGAGAAGTACGGAGCGTGGCGGGAAAAGAACATGTACGGCAAGGTCAGCATGGGTATTCAGCGGAGCACGTTCCTAATTGACGCCGACGGCAAGATTGCCAAGGTATGGAAACGCGTCCAAGTTGATGGCCACGATGCCAAAGTCTTGGAGGCCGTCGCCAAGCTGAAAGGCTAG